In Saccharicrinis fermentans DSM 9555 = JCM 21142, a genomic segment contains:
- a CDS encoding sulfatase-like hydrolase/transferase, with protein MFRAILFSFIVSVSLSGFSKSNLKKPNIVVVFADDISAREIPVYGSSVWSKPPQGGNSSDERYRARTPVLDKLANTGVWIKTAWASTVCMPSRAMMMTGRYGHVHKWWNNKDKGIWVNGDGKKESWPIYESSPYTNAFVAKAGGYATLWAGKTQMGGVDQFGFDEGVFTPGVHDKENPYTDFKILMTKKDGKKVLLNTDTGDEVDYYQQFGWYWQPHVELMNHPSCKTKFEIWPNTPAAKASYGLHTYGPDVELEFVFDFMERKHKEGKPFFVYHTTHLGHDGWDFFSADTQKSTRQKWPGTPKIQWKNGRYYRTEPKITGDKGKYNTHGTVTEGGIHHHINYLDYQMWQYLEKFKVLGIEDNTILIFCADNGTSGYGKNSPVSQKGVHVPLIIYAPCLKMTKSGEQDILVNIADILPTIADLAGVDIPTDYEINGQSLIPFLTTRGEEHRSWIYSYHKEMQLIRGENVMIDGKGKIYNVSDYPEDLISFPVIDDWSTVPEEYNQEYRDLLKILPKFDLHDIAHDAPEGGIGKVAPLIVR; from the coding sequence ATGTTTAGAGCAATTTTATTCTCATTCATAGTGAGTGTCAGTTTATCCGGTTTCTCCAAATCGAATTTAAAAAAGCCAAATATTGTAGTTGTTTTTGCTGATGATATTAGTGCCCGTGAAATACCTGTGTATGGTTCGTCTGTTTGGAGTAAACCTCCGCAGGGAGGTAATAGCTCTGATGAAAGATATAGAGCCAGGACTCCGGTGTTGGACAAGTTAGCCAACACCGGAGTTTGGATAAAAACAGCATGGGCATCTACTGTATGTATGCCGAGTCGGGCTATGATGATGACCGGAAGGTATGGTCATGTGCATAAATGGTGGAACAACAAGGATAAGGGAATATGGGTGAATGGAGATGGTAAAAAAGAAAGCTGGCCCATCTATGAAAGTTCACCTTATACCAATGCTTTTGTAGCTAAGGCAGGCGGTTATGCTACATTATGGGCCGGTAAAACACAGATGGGGGGTGTTGATCAGTTTGGGTTTGATGAGGGAGTATTTACTCCGGGTGTTCATGATAAAGAAAATCCATATACCGATTTTAAAATATTAATGACGAAAAAAGATGGTAAAAAAGTACTGCTGAATACAGATACGGGTGATGAAGTGGATTATTATCAGCAGTTTGGTTGGTATTGGCAACCTCATGTAGAATTGATGAATCATCCAAGTTGTAAAACAAAATTTGAAATTTGGCCTAATACGCCGGCCGCAAAGGCTTCTTACGGATTGCATACCTATGGTCCAGATGTGGAGTTGGAATTTGTATTTGATTTTATGGAACGTAAACATAAAGAAGGTAAACCATTTTTTGTTTATCATACTACACATCTTGGACATGATGGTTGGGATTTTTTTAGTGCTGATACCCAAAAAAGTACACGCCAAAAATGGCCGGGTACACCTAAAATACAATGGAAAAATGGGCGATATTACCGAACTGAACCTAAAATTACTGGAGATAAAGGGAAATACAATACGCATGGAACGGTTACTGAAGGCGGTATTCATCACCATATTAATTATTTAGATTATCAAATGTGGCAATATCTGGAAAAATTTAAAGTGCTTGGAATAGAAGATAATACCATATTGATATTTTGTGCCGACAATGGAACCAGTGGCTATGGAAAAAATAGTCCGGTCAGTCAAAAAGGAGTGCATGTGCCTCTTATTATTTATGCCCCATGTTTGAAGATGACTAAAAGTGGAGAGCAAGATATACTTGTCAATATTGCAGATATACTTCCTACGATCGCAGATCTTGCAGGGGTTGATATTCCTACTGATTATGAGATAAATGGGCAGAGTCTGATACCTTTTCTCACTACCCGTGGAGAGGAGCATCGTTCATGGATTTATTCATATCATAAAGAAATGCAGTTGATAAGAGGTGAGAATGTAATGATTGATGGAAAAGGGAAAATTTATAATGTGTCGGATTACCCTGAGGATTTAATTAGTTTTCCTGTTATTGATGATTGGAGCACTGTTCCTGAAGAATATAATCAAGAGTATCGCGATTTATTAAAAATACTGCCAAAATTTGATTTACACGATATTGCGCATGATGCACCCGAAGGTGGTATAGGTAAAGTAGCACCTTTGATAGTGAGGTAA
- a CDS encoding cysteine-rich small domain-containing protein: MRFKFKTENYKFNQHKKCEFFPCHKTNNEAEFNCLFCYCPLYMLKDKCGGNFKYTNNVKDCSDCLIPHSKGAYEHVMSKMSMVIKIGSEKEE, encoded by the coding sequence ATGCGTTTTAAATTCAAAACTGAAAATTACAAGTTTAATCAACACAAAAAGTGCGAGTTTTTTCCTTGCCATAAAACCAATAATGAAGCGGAATTTAATTGTCTGTTTTGTTATTGTCCCTTATATATGTTAAAGGATAAGTGCGGAGGCAATTTTAAGTATACCAATAATGTGAAGGATTGTAGCGACTGTTTGATACCACATTCGAAAGGTGCTTATGAACATGTAATGAGCAAGATGAGTATGGTGATTAAAATTGGGAGCGAAAAAGAAGAATAA
- a CDS encoding WD40/YVTN/BNR-like repeat-containing protein: protein MVLIRWIILICALLGMHIDGQKLDYSKRAFFEQMKRERMQSDQSVVWKNFGPGMSGYNEEFWCHPTDTNVMFMGPDMHVSYGTWDNGKSWHTIKDCDGDGKDLERVHDIVFSRQNPDFGLALERRGKIFETKDRGRTWKLVYTIPGAEKSSYNAHTKMAIHPTNDDIWFVGAGDFWNVKQNHRSKEFIHGKKQARARYGYILKTTDHGKTWKKVADHISKDLDVGRIIINPLKTKQMYIATNNGFFISNDEGETWKSSGKGLPNNLPRDLTSYYNPKTKEFILYLVEQTVYEPKGKSIDTKGGVYKSVNGGKSWQNITGNLGVNFNKINDKSHRANYHRVLSYWFGVRSREVYPEFPENTYSIFNRIVVNPLNKNEVYLVANQRHDMSFGPGDAWKTEDGGETWKICARSGSYWLQEIDRDYWASKGIETGANVEFAHVAKANAEQNEVRFGNRMLAINAKGEVFIGVQQQTQRSNDGGKTWKQVDDVETAPGSNAWVGRGDSNLPGRFMLLETGIKDRYLFCSGEHGLWETAPLGNYPDKDAVAVKQIEGQVNDYGGRHGLHSASTVAVHPNDPNIIYTIGWRQEHRGKMRRSKDGGKSWENISTIFEGKNKSYQGIAPQYSLLIDPVNPDNMYFCAIRHAVQEVGLSPKESVMSKGKYGVYRSNDGGYSWKLSNQGLPKLGSVRRLTMDPSNPKVLYASLNQRSPQHVGGLYLSEDGALTWTKMKIPATISSVNNLFIDRNTKCMYMSTGAGFSADEAGGVWKSADSGVSWVRIFEAPNVWQTEVSILNANLILVNVPYHKNLKNPGLYLSQNGGESWRKINRGIGQPDKMTDIKCDPYDENIIWCAGWGSGWFKAIIK from the coding sequence ATGGTGTTAATAAGATGGATTATTCTAATATGTGCACTGCTAGGTATGCATATTGATGGTCAAAAGCTAGATTATAGTAAAAGGGCCTTTTTTGAACAGATGAAGCGGGAGCGGATGCAATCGGATCAGTCGGTTGTGTGGAAAAATTTCGGGCCCGGGATGTCTGGATATAATGAAGAGTTTTGGTGTCATCCAACGGATACGAATGTTATGTTTATGGGGCCTGATATGCATGTATCCTATGGCACATGGGATAATGGGAAATCGTGGCATACTATTAAAGATTGTGATGGCGATGGAAAAGATTTGGAACGGGTGCATGATATTGTTTTTTCCAGACAAAATCCTGATTTTGGATTAGCATTAGAGCGTAGAGGTAAGATCTTTGAAACAAAAGACAGGGGGAGAACATGGAAACTAGTTTATACGATCCCCGGAGCTGAAAAGTCGAGCTATAATGCGCATACCAAAATGGCTATCCATCCAACCAATGATGATATTTGGTTTGTGGGTGCTGGAGATTTTTGGAATGTGAAACAAAATCACCGCTCCAAGGAGTTTATTCATGGAAAAAAACAAGCAAGAGCGCGTTATGGATATATACTTAAGACAACCGACCATGGTAAGACATGGAAAAAGGTAGCTGATCATATTTCTAAAGATCTGGATGTGGGGCGGATTATTATTAATCCGCTTAAAACCAAGCAAATGTATATTGCTACGAATAATGGGTTTTTTATAAGTAATGACGAGGGCGAAACATGGAAGTCAAGTGGAAAAGGATTGCCCAATAATTTGCCAAGAGACTTGACATCGTACTACAACCCTAAAACAAAAGAGTTTATTCTTTATCTGGTTGAACAAACCGTATATGAACCCAAGGGCAAAAGTATTGATACCAAAGGAGGTGTTTATAAAAGTGTTAATGGAGGTAAGAGCTGGCAAAATATTACAGGAAACCTTGGCGTTAATTTTAATAAGATAAATGATAAATCACATCGAGCCAATTATCATAGGGTTCTTAGCTATTGGTTTGGGGTTCGCTCAAGAGAGGTCTATCCAGAATTTCCAGAAAATACTTATTCCATATTCAATAGGATTGTTGTGAATCCCTTAAATAAGAACGAAGTTTATCTGGTGGCTAATCAACGGCATGATATGAGTTTTGGTCCTGGTGATGCGTGGAAGACTGAAGATGGAGGTGAAACGTGGAAGATTTGTGCGCGTTCAGGAAGCTATTGGTTACAGGAAATTGACAGGGATTATTGGGCCAGTAAAGGCATTGAAACTGGTGCGAATGTCGAATTTGCGCACGTGGCAAAAGCTAATGCTGAACAAAATGAGGTGCGATTTGGGAATAGAATGTTAGCAATCAATGCAAAAGGTGAAGTGTTTATCGGTGTTCAGCAGCAAACCCAACGATCAAATGATGGTGGTAAGACATGGAAACAGGTAGATGATGTTGAAACAGCACCAGGAAGTAATGCCTGGGTTGGCCGTGGTGATAGCAATTTGCCAGGGCGTTTTATGTTATTGGAAACGGGGATAAAAGATCGTTATCTTTTTTGTAGTGGTGAACATGGCTTGTGGGAGACAGCTCCTTTGGGTAATTATCCGGATAAAGATGCTGTTGCTGTGAAACAGATTGAGGGTCAGGTGAATGATTATGGTGGTCGCCATGGCTTACATTCGGCTTCAACGGTAGCTGTTCATCCCAATGATCCTAATATAATATATACAATTGGTTGGCGACAAGAACACCGTGGTAAAATGCGGCGATCTAAGGACGGAGGTAAATCGTGGGAAAATATTTCTACTATTTTTGAAGGGAAAAATAAGTCATACCAAGGTATAGCTCCTCAATATTCATTATTGATTGATCCTGTAAATCCTGATAATATGTATTTCTGTGCTATTCGACATGCAGTGCAGGAAGTAGGTCTTTCTCCCAAAGAAAGTGTGATGTCCAAAGGTAAATATGGTGTTTATCGTTCAAATGATGGTGGTTATAGCTGGAAGTTAAGCAATCAAGGACTACCAAAATTAGGAAGTGTTCGTCGATTAACGATGGACCCTTCAAATCCGAAAGTTTTATATGCTTCTCTCAATCAAAGAAGTCCGCAGCATGTGGGAGGTCTGTATTTGTCGGAGGATGGTGCTTTAACGTGGACAAAGATGAAGATACCAGCAACGATATCATCGGTGAATAATTTATTTATTGATAGGAATACTAAGTGTATGTATATGTCAACCGGAGCTGGCTTTAGTGCTGATGAGGCAGGAGGAGTATGGAAAAGTGCAGATAGTGGTGTTAGCTGGGTGAGAATATTTGAAGCACCCAATGTATGGCAGACGGAAGTTTCTATTCTAAATGCAAATCTTATATTGGTGAATGTGCCTTATCATAAGAATTTAAAAAATCCAGGTTTGTATTTATCTCAGAATGGTGGCGAAAGCTGGAGGAAAATAAATAGAGGGATTGGGCAACCGGATAAAATGACCGATATAAAATGTGATCCTTATGATGAAAATATCATATGGTGTGCTGGATGGGGAAGTGGTTGGTTTAAAGCTATTATTAAGTAA
- a CDS encoding haloacid dehalogenase type II — protein MKRIVLSVFIIVLGFLCSHPILAIELAGGKGRIEKEVTVSSHQALPTPKVIIFDINETLLDMAPLKKSVGKALNGREDLLPLWFSTMLHYSLVETLSGSYHHFGEIGTAALMMVAETQGIDMNYEDAKRSIVTPLRSLPPHADVLAGLKALKKDRYYIVSLTNSSAKGVETQFVNAGLTSYFQKRYTVESIQKYKPHPQTYQMVLDDLDVKPEEVLMVAAHAWDLAGAKNAGLQTAFIARPGKVLYPNVERPDYVVNNLLELVDLLQQK, from the coding sequence ATGAAAAGAATTGTGTTGAGTGTATTTATAATAGTGTTAGGGTTCTTATGTTCGCATCCTATTTTGGCAATTGAACTTGCTGGAGGCAAGGGTCGAATAGAAAAAGAAGTTACTGTGTCATCACATCAAGCCTTGCCAACACCTAAGGTTATTATATTTGATATTAACGAAACACTCCTGGATATGGCACCGCTAAAAAAGTCGGTAGGTAAGGCTTTGAACGGAAGAGAAGATTTATTGCCTCTTTGGTTTTCGACGATGCTTCATTATTCTTTGGTTGAGACCTTATCTGGCAGCTACCATCATTTTGGAGAAATTGGTACAGCGGCACTGATGATGGTGGCCGAGACCCAGGGTATTGATATGAATTATGAGGACGCTAAGCGTTCAATTGTAACGCCTCTTCGTTCACTTCCTCCACATGCAGATGTGCTGGCAGGACTAAAGGCACTTAAAAAAGATCGATACTATATCGTTAGTTTAACTAATTCATCAGCAAAAGGTGTAGAGACTCAATTTGTAAATGCAGGCTTAACAAGTTATTTTCAAAAGCGCTATACTGTTGAGTCTATACAAAAATACAAACCCCATCCCCAAACGTATCAAATGGTTTTGGATGACTTAGATGTAAAACCAGAAGAGGTGTTGATGGTGGCTGCACATGCATGGGATTTGGCGGGCGCTAAGAATGCTGGTTTGCAGACCGCATTTATAGCGCGTCCTGGAAAAGTACTTTATCCCAATGTTGAGAGGCCTGATTATGTAGTCAATAATTTATTGGAGTTGGTGGACTTATTGCAGCAAAAGTAA
- a CDS encoding M23 family metallopeptidase — MIKLLNLHIIILTLITSTIYSQQVPRETFLFPMDITPSVSGSFAELRTNHFHSGIDLSTHGKMGVPVKSMEKGTVSRIKVSPVGYGNAVYIKHPNGYTTVYGHLRNYAPKIDSVITAEQYKIKSFAIDFFPSTEIEIKKGEIIGYSGNSGSSGGPHLHYEIRDTETEEPMNPFFFQNKIKDDVRPKIMNIRLYPLDNKSSINGSPSAKNYPVVFYDGAYHLKGNPTIYASGKIGLGIEMLDYMSGSWNKCGLYKLNMKVNNLVYYSWELNRFSFDESRYINSHIDYAYKAKYGKRFERCFRQPGNQLRIYGEMHNNGIILMDTLKTVQISAFDAANNLAYLKFKLLKGKTPNTPTVVGSKLSYTTAHILKNEGIQCLIPQGALYEDAIIQLSKKRGPANKLFYEIGDPYTPLHTYMNISILIPDSLKEMGNKVCLATIQHSNKANYAGGKINNDSIHLATRSFGKYTFAIDSIPPTIRAQQNIRGRVFPLHSKLSFKIHDDFSGIASYECLLNKKWTLCEYDAKTNRLTCPLSKAPVEKGKQYNFELIITDNCGNEKTLESYFTTGN; from the coding sequence GGGAAACATTTCTATTTCCGATGGACATTACACCCAGTGTAAGTGGTTCTTTTGCAGAATTAAGGACAAACCATTTTCATTCGGGAATAGATTTATCTACCCATGGAAAAATGGGCGTCCCAGTTAAAAGCATGGAAAAAGGCACGGTATCACGCATTAAAGTTTCTCCCGTGGGATATGGGAATGCGGTATATATAAAACATCCCAACGGATATACAACTGTGTACGGACACCTAAGAAACTACGCTCCCAAAATAGATTCAGTAATCACCGCCGAACAGTATAAGATAAAATCATTCGCCATTGACTTCTTTCCTTCAACGGAAATAGAAATTAAGAAAGGAGAAATCATAGGATATTCCGGCAATTCAGGTAGTTCTGGTGGTCCGCATTTACATTACGAAATCCGTGATACAGAAACAGAAGAGCCAATGAACCCTTTCTTTTTTCAAAATAAGATAAAAGATGATGTTCGACCCAAAATAATGAACATCAGGTTATATCCCTTGGATAACAAAAGTTCCATTAACGGAAGCCCTTCTGCAAAAAATTACCCGGTTGTCTTTTATGATGGCGCCTATCATTTAAAGGGCAATCCGACAATATATGCATCCGGTAAAATAGGCCTCGGCATTGAAATGTTGGATTACATGTCGGGTTCGTGGAACAAATGCGGGCTATATAAACTCAACATGAAAGTTAACAACCTGGTTTATTATAGTTGGGAACTGAATCGCTTCTCTTTTGACGAATCAAGATACATCAACAGTCATATCGACTATGCATACAAAGCAAAATATGGAAAGCGCTTTGAAAGGTGTTTTCGCCAACCCGGTAATCAATTAAGAATATACGGTGAGATGCATAACAATGGCATCATCCTGATGGATACTTTAAAGACCGTACAGATTAGTGCTTTCGATGCCGCCAACAATCTTGCCTATTTAAAATTCAAGCTACTAAAAGGAAAAACGCCAAACACACCAACTGTAGTTGGCTCCAAATTATCGTACACGACAGCCCACATACTAAAAAATGAGGGTATACAATGCCTTATTCCGCAAGGAGCCCTATATGAAGATGCAATCATTCAACTAAGCAAAAAAAGAGGACCTGCAAACAAACTATTTTATGAAATTGGGGATCCGTATACTCCACTCCATACCTATATGAATATATCAATTCTGATTCCAGACTCACTCAAAGAGATGGGCAACAAGGTATGTTTAGCCACAATACAGCATTCAAACAAAGCAAATTATGCAGGAGGTAAAATTAACAACGACAGCATTCATCTGGCCACCAGAAGTTTTGGAAAGTACACATTCGCCATTGATTCCATTCCTCCAACCATAAGAGCACAACAGAATATACGAGGAAGGGTATTTCCCCTTCATTCAAAATTATCATTTAAAATTCATGACGATTTCTCAGGCATAGCGTCTTACGAATGTTTGTTGAATAAAAAATGGACGCTTTGTGAATACGATGCCAAAACCAACAGGTTAACTTGTCCTCTATCAAAGGCACCTGTAGAAAAAGGCAAACAATACAATTTCGAATTAATAATTACCGATAATTGCGGAAACGAAAAAACCTTAGAAAGTTATTTCACCACTGGAAACTAA
- a CDS encoding carbohydrate-binding family 9-like protein codes for MNFTLRRLLVIGCIILLVSAYTDAQDFLGSKKDPVKVLKATSSMVIDGKADEASWKMAKAYSFDYFKNVEKPSDKQTTSFKILWDEDYIYLSYVCEDEFITARMKDRDGWTFVDDCAEIFLIPSSEKVNMHFGFELNLYTTANDFVFMNDMHKEGNFVVKSYNPEYEVAVHIDGTINDNSDMDKGWSMEMAIPYSAFHMVGPVTPLEEGAIWAFMAIRQDRNEEEGQRVTASTIFPLKGKAKDVHDPKNFGFLQFVKASK; via the coding sequence ATGAATTTTACATTGAGAAGACTACTTGTTATAGGATGCATCATACTTTTGGTATCAGCTTATACTGATGCTCAAGATTTCTTGGGAAGCAAAAAAGATCCTGTAAAAGTTTTAAAAGCTACATCTTCCATGGTGATAGATGGCAAGGCTGATGAAGCTTCTTGGAAGATGGCAAAAGCTTATTCTTTTGATTATTTTAAAAATGTTGAAAAACCTAGTGATAAACAAACGACCTCTTTCAAGATTCTATGGGATGAGGATTATATCTACTTGTCGTATGTGTGTGAGGACGAGTTTATTACTGCTCGAATGAAGGATCGGGATGGCTGGACTTTTGTAGATGATTGTGCTGAGATATTTTTAATTCCATCATCAGAAAAGGTAAATATGCATTTTGGTTTTGAATTGAATTTATATACAACAGCCAATGATTTTGTTTTTATGAATGATATGCATAAAGAAGGTAATTTTGTAGTTAAGTCGTATAATCCGGAATATGAGGTGGCTGTGCATATAGACGGAACGATCAATGATAATTCAGATATGGATAAGGGGTGGTCTATGGAGATGGCTATTCCCTACAGTGCTTTTCATATGGTGGGGCCTGTTACACCTCTTGAAGAAGGTGCAATATGGGCTTTTATGGCTATTCGTCAGGATAGAAATGAAGAGGAAGGACAACGGGTTACTGCCTCCACGATTTTCCCACTCAAAGGTAAGGCCAAAGATGTTCATGATCCTAAAAACTTTGGTTTTTTGCAGTTTGTGAAAGCCAGCAAGTAA
- a CDS encoding ATP-binding cassette domain-containing protein, protein MSLENMIYFNQVNFSYGSHQVLYDLSFSVDRGEFICLTGKSGCGKSTLLRLINGLLDRQDGDIRILGKKIGQWEIHELRRKMGYVLQEGALFPHLTAYQNMCYVMKLNKASSQQCENRISELLPLVNLERDVLNKFPDKLSGGQRQRVGIVRAIAHNPEMVLMDEPFSALDSHTRKSLQDLVKNIHQKLNTTFVMVTHDKEEANLLATRVIRMAEGQIKTLI, encoded by the coding sequence ATGAGTCTGGAAAATATGATATATTTCAATCAGGTAAATTTTTCATACGGTTCACATCAAGTGTTGTACGATTTATCCTTTTCAGTGGATAGGGGGGAGTTTATTTGTTTGACCGGTAAAAGTGGATGTGGTAAATCTACCCTGCTACGTTTGATCAATGGTCTGTTGGATAGGCAGGATGGTGATATTCGTATATTGGGAAAGAAGATTGGTCAGTGGGAAATACATGAACTCCGCCGGAAGATGGGCTATGTTTTGCAGGAAGGAGCTCTTTTTCCTCACTTAACAGCCTACCAGAATATGTGCTATGTGATGAAACTAAATAAGGCTAGTAGTCAACAGTGTGAAAACAGAATCTCAGAATTACTGCCCTTGGTGAATCTAGAAAGAGATGTTTTAAATAAGTTTCCTGATAAATTAAGTGGAGGACAGCGTCAACGTGTTGGTATTGTAAGAGCCATCGCACATAATCCAGAGATGGTATTGATGGATGAACCATTTTCGGCTTTAGACAGCCATACGAGGAAGAGTCTACAAGATTTGGTTAAGAATATTCACCAGAAACTGAATACTACTTTTGTTATGGTGACCCATGATAAGGAAGAGGCCAACTTGTTGGCTACGAGAGTTATCCGCATGGCAGAGGGACAAATTAAAACGCTGATCTAA
- a CDS encoding right-handed parallel beta-helix repeat-containing protein, whose amino-acid sequence MIVKSVFITMAVVCFSFKGFATNYYFSSETAGHRDMGTMQDPFKSLDKIAALNLMAGDKVLLKRGDVFHGSAELVGLVGKRKRPIVMAAYGEGDEKPIIDAHGFLNGILIKDCSYVKIKGIEITANGGGVVNYDPKKSYMRCGVLVTTSKEGIYPGITFDNLYVRDVFFEEPGFERGAGEILTGNGTQNYGWGIRVINQLKGAILKDLRIENCCVENVAHSGIRFTGKHVLSQGMYKNIQDVKVYHNKVLYAGGPALQASVVENIEFKGNQTNHSGSPDDSRKWGRGSGLWVWGCLNAMIQYNSFRNANGPGDSAGCHIDFNNKNVLIQYNLSENNVGGFIEILGNNHNCTYRYNVSINDGSRLKIKGETLGAGTMIGVNGFVGNGKKPVGPFNIYIYNNTIFAKESLHPEVGFNKKTEGILIANNIFCLKGYASYDERKQFLPSSGPISRVVFKNNIYLKTDNWPDKGHVMITDEAPVYGNPQFVNEGGLDIKDYIPQNVGLIKNKGMEISLIPGDTIGLLGGFRVKNDIVGNRIKGLPDMGAFEVQ is encoded by the coding sequence ATGATTGTCAAAAGTGTATTTATTACCATGGCTGTAGTCTGCTTCAGCTTTAAGGGATTTGCAACGAACTATTATTTTAGTTCAGAAACAGCAGGCCATCGTGATATGGGAACAATGCAAGATCCTTTTAAAAGTTTAGATAAAATAGCTGCATTGAATTTGATGGCTGGTGATAAAGTGTTACTTAAGAGAGGGGATGTTTTTCATGGGTCGGCAGAATTGGTTGGTTTGGTGGGTAAGAGAAAAAGGCCAATTGTTATGGCTGCATATGGCGAAGGAGATGAAAAACCCATCATTGATGCTCATGGCTTTTTGAATGGGATATTAATAAAAGATTGCAGTTATGTTAAGATAAAGGGTATAGAGATTACGGCCAATGGTGGTGGAGTGGTTAATTATGACCCGAAGAAAAGCTATATGCGCTGCGGTGTCTTAGTAACAACAAGTAAAGAGGGAATTTATCCGGGAATTACTTTTGATAATTTGTATGTGAGAGATGTGTTTTTTGAAGAACCTGGGTTTGAAAGAGGAGCTGGTGAGATATTGACGGGCAATGGTACCCAAAATTATGGTTGGGGCATTCGTGTAATCAACCAGTTAAAAGGTGCGATTCTTAAAGATCTTCGTATTGAGAATTGTTGTGTGGAAAATGTGGCCCATTCAGGTATTCGGTTTACCGGAAAGCATGTGCTGAGTCAAGGAATGTATAAGAATATTCAAGATGTAAAAGTGTATCATAATAAGGTCTTGTATGCAGGTGGACCGGCTTTGCAAGCGTCAGTGGTCGAAAATATTGAGTTTAAAGGAAATCAGACCAACCATTCCGGAAGTCCCGATGATTCCCGAAAATGGGGTCGAGGAAGTGGGTTGTGGGTTTGGGGCTGTTTGAATGCCATGATTCAGTATAATAGCTTTAGAAATGCCAATGGTCCAGGGGATTCTGCTGGATGTCATATTGATTTTAATAATAAAAACGTGCTTATTCAATATAATTTGAGTGAAAATAATGTGGGTGGTTTTATTGAGATACTAGGTAATAACCATAATTGTACGTATCGTTATAATGTGAGTATTAATGATGGCTCACGTCTTAAAATTAAGGGTGAAACACTCGGTGCCGGCACGATGATAGGAGTGAATGGGTTTGTGGGTAATGGAAAAAAGCCCGTGGGTCCCTTTAATATATACATATATAATAACACGATTTTTGCGAAGGAATCACTCCACCCAGAAGTGGGATTTAATAAAAAGACAGAAGGTATTCTGATAGCGAATAATATATTTTGCTTAAAAGGATATGCGTCTTATGATGAAAGAAAACAGTTTTTGCCTTCTAGTGGTCCTATTTCTCGTGTTGTTTTTAAAAATAATATTTACCTCAAAACAGATAATTGGCCTGATAAAGGGCATGTGATGATCACTGATGAGGCACCCGTTTATGGAAATCCTCAGTTTGTTAATGAAGGAGGTCTTGATATCAAGGATTATATTCCTCAAAATGTTGGATTAATTAAAAATAAAGGGATGGAAATAAGCCTTATACCTGGTGATACCATTGGCTTATTGGGTGGTTTTCGTGTTAAGAATGATATTGTGGGTAATAGAATCAAAGGACTGCCCGATATGGGTGCCTTTGAAGTGCAATAA